Proteins from a genomic interval of Pantoea deleyi:
- the yfbR gene encoding 5'-deoxynucleotidase, translated as MTQSHFFAHLSRLKLINRWPLMRNVRTENVSEHSLQVAMVAHALAVIKNLKFSGALNADRIAMLALYHDASEVLTGDLPTPVKYYNAQIAHEYKKIEKIAQQKLIAMLPDEFQAVYAPLIDEHLHSEEEQAVVKQADALCAYVKCLEELSAGNNEFLLAKARLEKTLAQRRSPEMDYFVEVFIPSFSLSLDEISQDTPL; from the coding sequence ATGACTCAAAGCCATTTCTTCGCTCACCTCTCCCGTCTTAAGCTGATCAACCGCTGGCCCCTGATGCGCAACGTGCGCACCGAAAACGTGTCTGAGCACAGCCTGCAGGTCGCCATGGTGGCGCACGCGCTGGCCGTGATCAAAAACCTCAAATTCAGCGGAGCGCTTAATGCCGACCGCATCGCGATGCTGGCGCTCTATCACGACGCCAGTGAGGTGCTCACCGGGGATTTACCGACGCCGGTGAAGTATTACAACGCGCAGATCGCCCACGAATATAAGAAGATCGAGAAGATTGCCCAGCAGAAGCTGATTGCGATGCTGCCCGACGAATTTCAGGCGGTCTATGCGCCGCTCATTGATGAGCATCTGCACAGCGAAGAGGAGCAGGCCGTGGTGAAACAGGCGGATGCGCTCTGTGCCTATGTAAAGTGCCTTGAGGAGCTCTCTGCCGGCAACAACGAGTTCTTGCTGGCCAAAGCGCGGCTGGAAAAGACGCTGGCGCAGCGCCGCTCACCGGAGATGGATTACTTCGTTGAGGTCTTTATTCCGAGTTTCAGCCTGTCGCTGGATGAGATCTCGCAGGACACGCCGCTGTAA
- a CDS encoding pyridoxal phosphate-dependent aminotransferase, with protein MTFQIDKSGKLDNVCYDIRGPVLKEAKRLEEEGNKVLKLNIGNPAPFGFEAPDEILVDVIRNLPSAQGYCDSKGLYSARKAIMQHYQAREMRDVTVEDIYIGNGVSELIVQAMQALLNSGDEMLVPAPDYPLWTAAVSLSSGKAVHYLCDESAGWFPDLDDIRSKITPRTRGIVIINPNNPTGAVYSKELLSEVVEIARQHNLIIFADEIYDKILYDEAQHHSIAALAPDLLTVTFNGLSKTYRVAGFRQGWMVLNGPKKHARGYIEGLEMLASMRLCANVPAQHAIQTALGGYQSISEFIMPGGRLYEQRQRAWELINDIPGVSCVKPQGALYMFPKIDAKKFNIFDDQKMVLDFLLQEKVLLVQGSAFNWPWPDHLRIVTLPRVDDLEMAINKFGRFLQGYRQ; from the coding sequence ATGACTTTTCAAATTGATAAATCCGGAAAACTGGATAACGTCTGCTATGACATCCGTGGTCCGGTACTGAAAGAGGCTAAGCGTCTCGAAGAAGAAGGCAACAAGGTTCTTAAGCTGAACATCGGTAACCCCGCGCCGTTTGGTTTCGAAGCGCCCGACGAGATTCTGGTGGATGTGATTCGTAACCTGCCCAGCGCACAGGGCTATTGCGACTCCAAGGGGCTCTATTCCGCCCGTAAAGCGATCATGCAGCACTACCAGGCGCGCGAGATGCGCGATGTCACGGTAGAAGATATCTACATTGGCAACGGCGTTTCAGAGCTGATCGTGCAGGCGATGCAGGCGCTGCTGAACAGCGGCGATGAAATGCTGGTGCCCGCCCCGGACTATCCGCTATGGACCGCCGCCGTTTCGCTCTCCAGCGGTAAAGCGGTGCACTATCTGTGTGACGAGTCAGCAGGCTGGTTCCCGGACCTGGATGATATCCGCAGCAAAATCACTCCCCGCACGCGCGGGATCGTCATCATCAACCCCAACAACCCGACCGGCGCGGTCTACAGCAAAGAGTTGCTGTCAGAGGTGGTGGAGATTGCGCGTCAGCATAACCTGATCATCTTCGCCGATGAGATCTACGACAAGATCCTCTATGACGAGGCCCAGCATCACTCCATCGCGGCGCTGGCCCCCGATCTGCTGACGGTGACGTTTAATGGCCTTTCCAAAACCTACCGCGTTGCCGGTTTCCGTCAGGGCTGGATGGTGCTGAACGGACCGAAAAAACATGCCAGAGGATACATTGAAGGGCTTGAGATGCTCGCCTCTATGCGACTCTGCGCCAACGTACCGGCGCAGCATGCCATTCAGACGGCACTGGGCGGCTACCAGAGCATCAGCGAATTTATCATGCCCGGCGGGCGTCTCTATGAGCAGCGCCAGCGCGCGTGGGAACTGATCAACGATATCCCGGGTGTCAGCTGCGTGAAGCCGCAGGGTGCGCTCTATATGTTCCCGAAAATTGATGCTAAAAAATTCAATATCTTCGACGATCAGAAGATGGTGCTGGATTTCCTGTTACAGGAGAAGGTGCTGCTGGTTCAGGGCAGTGCCTTTAACTGGCCATGGCCCGACCATCTGCGCATCGTGACGCTGCCGCGCGTGGACGATCTGGAGATGGCGATCAATAAATTTGGCCGTTTTCTGCAAGGCTATCGTCAGTAA
- a CDS encoding sugar phosphatase has translation MTYRGFLFDLDGTLVDSLPAVERAWSQWGARHGIAADEILDFIHGKQAITSLRHFMAGQPEAAIQAEFVALEQAEAADTEGVQALPGAVSLLNRLNALQIPWAIVTSGSMPVAQARHRAAGLPMPEVFITAEQVAKGKPEPDPYLLGAEKLGLAAASCVVAEDAPAGIVSGLSAGCAVVAIKPSAHTPRLNEVALQLDSLAQLAITRESDGSFSFAPIP, from the coding sequence GTGACCTACAGAGGTTTTCTTTTTGATTTAGACGGCACGCTGGTGGATTCCCTGCCAGCCGTTGAACGAGCCTGGAGCCAGTGGGGTGCCCGTCATGGCATCGCGGCGGATGAGATCCTGGATTTCATTCATGGCAAACAGGCGATTACCTCTTTGCGTCATTTTATGGCAGGCCAGCCGGAAGCCGCGATTCAGGCTGAATTTGTCGCGCTGGAACAGGCGGAAGCGGCGGATACCGAGGGTGTACAGGCGCTGCCGGGCGCAGTGTCGCTGCTCAACCGGCTCAATGCGCTGCAGATCCCCTGGGCGATCGTCACCTCCGGATCGATGCCGGTGGCGCAGGCACGTCATCGGGCGGCGGGCTTACCGATGCCTGAGGTGTTCATTACGGCGGAGCAGGTGGCAAAAGGGAAACCCGAGCCCGATCCCTATCTGCTGGGCGCGGAAAAGCTCGGCCTGGCGGCAGCATCCTGTGTGGTGGCCGAAGATGCTCCTGCAGGCATCGTCTCCGGCCTGAGCGCCGGCTGTGCGGTGGTCGCGATCAAGCCCTCCGCGCACACGCCACGCCTGAATGAGGTCGCGCTTCAGCTCGACTCGCTGGCGCAGCTGGCGATAACCCGCGAGTCTGACGGCAGCTTCAGCTTCGCGCCGATCCCATAA